A stretch of Camelus bactrianus isolate YW-2024 breed Bactrian camel chromosome 26, ASM4877302v1, whole genome shotgun sequence DNA encodes these proteins:
- the CFAP97 gene encoding cilia- and flagella-associated protein 97, which translates to MYRFGDISEGEVDHSFFDSDFEEAKKCQSNSVFEKQSDDPKARIDKGTENVNLEFGVQRRENDLTEKGTEGNEKIPPEEHPVENDDIQSRNCLTTSSRSELCDATTEHEIHLPTPDRIPKIVNEGERDYYTDGEESSDDGKKHHVRSKPGKPSNHFKRSLSKKYSRSSSSSSSSSLSSSSSSSGTDCSDTESDLCISDSSPSLKKRLSGATQLSPKQKYKPGEKSTGAQLSNTKPKVGDYTEESEDTVTDVTPLSTPDISPVQSFELGASNDQKVKVKRQENVSQEVYENAEDFKGNSKSLKSAKKGKEKHEPGLTSKSSLFDSDLDHRYKQKVLHDTVDLNHLLKAFLQLDKKGPQKHHFDQPSVAPRKNYSFTREEVRQIDRENQRLLKELSRQAEKPGSKSTIPRRSVAHPPKLYHSALNRQREQQRIERENMALLKRLEAVKPTVGMKRSEQLMDYHRHMGYLSSSPASGRVRSTLGQYSPLRGASRTSSATSGLSCKSEPSAFDTSSGLLLRPKPPNVRTAWL; encoded by the exons ATGTATCGGTTTGGAGATATATCAGAAGGTGAAGTGGATCATTCTTTCTTTGACAGTGACTTTGAAGAAGCAAAGAAATGTCAAAGTAACTCAGTTTTTGAGAAGCAAAGTGATGACCCTAAAGCGAGAATAGATAAAGGTACAGAAAATGTAAACTTGGAATTTGGAGTACAAAGAAGGGAGAATGATCTTACTGAGAAGGGAACTGAAGGAAATGAGAAGATTCCTCCAGAAGAACACCCTGTAGAAAATGATGATATACAAAGTAGGAATTGTTTGACCACTTCTTCAAGGTCAGAATTGTGTGATGCTACAACAGAACATGAAATACACCTGCCCACTCCGGACAGAATTCCCAAAATCGTAAATGAAGGTGAACGTGATTACTATACTGATGGAGAGGAAAGCAGTGATGATGGGAAAAAGCATCATGTCAGGTCCAAGCCAGGTAAACCATCTAATCACTTTAAAAGAAGCCTAAGTAAAAAATATTCCAGAAGtagttcctcttcctcctcttcctctttgtcCTCCTCATCCTCAAGTTCTGGTACAGACTGCTCAGATACCGAGTCTGATCTCTGTATATCTGATTCATCTCCATCATTAAAGAAACGTCTATCTGGTGCAACCCAGTTGTCTCCAAAACAGAAGTATAAGCCTGGAGAAAAATCAACAGGAGCACAGCTTTCGAATACTAAGCCAAAAGTTGGTGACTACACCGAGGAATCTGAAGACACTGTGACGGATGTTACTCCTTTATCAACTCCAGACATCAGCCCTGTTCAGTCTTTTGAACTGGGTGCATCAAACGATCAAAAGGTGAAAGTTAAAAGGCAAGAAAACGTGAGTCAAGAAGTGTATGAAAATGCTGAGGATTTTAAAGGTAATTCAAAATCTTTGAAATCGGccaaaaaagggaaggaaaaacatGAGCCCGGCCTCACCTCAAAGTCGTCATTGTTTGATTCCGATTTAGACCACAGATATAAACAAAAAGTCTTGCACGACACAGTGGACCTGAATCAtcttttaaaag CTTTTCTGCAATTAGATAAAAAAGGACCACAAAAACATCACTTTGATCAGCCGTCAGTAGCACCTAGGAAAAACTACTCTTTCACAAGAGAGGAGGTGAGACAGATTGATCGGGAAAATCAGAGGCTCTTGAAAGAACTGTCGAGACAGGCTGAAAAACCAGGAAGCAAAAGTACGATTCCAAGAAGATCGGTTGCTCATCCCCCCAAGTTATATCACAGTGCTCTTAACAGACAGAGGGAACAACAAAGGATTGAAAGAGAGAACATG GCTTTACTGAAAAGGCTGGAAGCTGTGAAACCAACGGTTGGTATGAAACGCTCAGAACAGCTGATGGACTATCACCGCCACATGGGTTATCTCAGCTCATCCCCGGCCTCAGGGCGAGTGAGGTCCACTCTTGGCCAGTACAGCCCATTAA GAGGAGCTTCAAGGACATCCAGTGCTACCAGTGGTCTCAGTTGTAAGAGTGAGCCATCAGCTTTTGACACATCCAGTGGCCTGTTGCTAAGACCTAAGCCCCCTAATGTCCGTACAGCTTGGTTATAA